The DNA segment TTGCGGGCGGTTACACCGTTGAGCAGGTTGTACATGCCTATCCGGAACTATCAAGCGAGATGGTAGCGGCAGCCCTGCAATATGCCGTAGCGGTAATTGACGAGGAAAAGGTATTGGCACATGCCTGAAAAGGGCCTCAGAATCCTCCTCGACCAAAACATACCATTCGCCGTAGCCGTGTGGTTTCGCAGCCAAAGGCCGTCATGGAAAATATGGCATGTCAAGGATCTGGGTTTCGAAGGCAGGGCGGATGAGTTTCTATACCGCTGGGCGCAACAGGAAAAGGCCATTGTAGTAACATTTGACGAGGATTTTGCCGATTCACGCCTGTATCCTCTGGGGATGCATCATGGCGTCGTCCGACTCCGCATTTGGCC comes from the Deltaproteobacteria bacterium genome and includes:
- a CDS encoding DUF5615 family PIN-like protein codes for the protein MPEKGLRILLDQNIPFAVAVWFRSQRPSWKIWHVKDLGFEGRADEFLYRWAQQEKAIVVTFDEDFADSRLYPLGMHHGVVRLRIWPTTIEKTIEALTRLMDSLPHAEWIESLIIIDDKKIRVRRLISA
- a CDS encoding DUF433 domain-containing protein, with protein sequence MNEWIMVDSKICAGKPVISGTRIMVKNILGMIAGGYTVEQVVHAYPELSSEMVAAALQYAVAVIDEEKVLAHA